TCGTAATCTTAGAgataatttagaatattataaataaaattgtctatataatgataaaatttacacgaagtaaaaaaaaaaactatttatagaacttttttactttttattcattaaaatttatatttaagaaaaaaatcaagcttacatttaatatatattgctaaataagaaaaaaaaagtctagCACTCTCACCCATTCTCACGTATAAATACAAGTATAGTCACCTTTAAAGATATGTTCCTTTAACACATATTAGCCATTATTAAACACAACAATAATCGAGTCTTGGAATCTCTGAGTAAACTCTTTGACTCTCCCTAAAGGACAACCTCGGCACTACCCTATTGTCCTACCTATTTTAAAGTAACTATAGAGGTTAGAATGGAACattcttaaatttgaaaaaaaaaaaaaacttgaacgTGCCTTACGCATTTACTCCTATAGATATAGTTAGAAAGAGTTTACGGTTTGATTTATAATATCGATTTcatgttatatttaaataaaaaaaattgtaaataaaatgaaaaaataaataaaataaatttatatataattttaaaaaaaagtgtatatacaagattttatataaatttatttttatcaaattaattttaatttataattttttcttcttttcacacGTATGTATGAAAAACAATTATCCAACAAAATCatgttcatttttaaaactctGACTTATTCGATAAATTAACTAGAGAGGGATTTGATGGTTGAAGTTTCGAATTTAATTACAATAGATTTCACAGCACATATAATCTTTAATCGTCAATTTAATTCTcctcaaatatatatatatatatatatatatatatatatatatatagtattatttcaaataattaaactatataatacattatattgGTTGGAGACTTACgaattgaatgaatttttgaaaaatgtataCTAGTAGTATTTAATTGACATAATTGagataaaaagtataaataataaaataaaatagtgttGGACAAAATTATTGCGAATAAAGTTGGCTCACTAATCCAATCTAGTCTGTGGAAAAGAAGCATGACAACCCAAAAAGCTATAAATTACATTACGAAAAGACAAGGGTGCTTTCAAGTTATTGACATGCACCTTCTACGAATATTAGATTAGATATTAGATGCTAAATTACATTGACAATTAGCGAATATAATCTCCTTTTTaagagaattaaaaataaagatagcTTGTGATTTGGAGTCAGCGTCACGTGGTTTTTGATGGATCCATGGTTTTAAACACAAGCTTTACCTTCTTTCCATATCATCATCCTATTTGCCGTTTCATCTGCGATTCCATTTCTATTACCACTACTTTTTTCTcaatcaaaaatattttagtttaatgccaaaaaaaaacattttcctttttgtCAGCTAAGTTTTTTGTTTAGTACTGGTTAGCATGTCAAATACAACATTTATTTAACAAGTACGTGACAAAGACTCGTAAGGTATGACAACAATACACTCCAATGCTCatccttcttctctttattAGATTTAACATTCCTCTCTTATTTTGTATCAGTCATAAATGGAAGGTTGCTAATTGccagatattaaaaaaaacagagTTTATGATGTTTCACCTGCCACATAATTTATACCACCAATTATTGTAAGCATTTAGAATACGGTTGAATTCAttagttttcttaatttgtccgaaaaggagaaaataaaatgGTTTAGTTGGCTTtggtttgatttaatttaatttaatttaatttaagcaAGCAGTAATTCAGCAGTAAAAGCCACCCACCAACGCACATCaaactagaaaataaaaacagtagAAGGATAAGAAAGTAAGACAAAAAGGGTTGAGAGGAGCGTTTTGTTTGGGTTAAAATGAACACTTGAAGGAACTTAAATGGAAACTGCACTGTGCTTCATCATGGCATGCGCCTTGGCCCCTttcgttttagggtttattttgtattttacagTAAAAGGAGaatcacttttttaaaacttaattacaatataaataaattatatattcctTAAAAAAATCATTCCTTACTCAcgtcattatttttatattaattattcatgATTTATCATAACTCCAAGCTTCTtctttattgataattattgtATATATCAAgaagttttgttttctttagttttttttttttatttattttttttagtcttGAACATGTGGCTTTGTTAACAGAAGCGTCTTTAAGTACCGTTTTCATGTCCTGAAGCGGTTAAAGCCTTAAAGCCTGGTAGTGGAGGTGGTGGAATTTTACCGTACCACTCTCATTGTCTTCTCTCGTGAGCTTCACGAAACCATCTTTGTTTCTTTCTGCTCATCTTGTGGGTAGTTCCTCACCACTTTGATCACCGTTTCACTCAACTTGATGGTGCTCAACATATGCATGCAGTTGCAGACTTATAGAAGAATTTGAAAACATGAACACCAGCATCAAGCCCAAGCTGCACCATAAGAAACCTCCCATCACGCTGTCACATGAAAGGGTAATTAAATTTGCTCTAAAGTTCTAACTCAAAACCCGGTTCATCTTATGTCCtgtgtttatttttgaaaaacggTTGCTACAGTACATCAAGTTCATTTATTAGTATTATTGCTATTAAATTACGATTCTCAtcgttattattaattatgattatgataGCGTAACAGTTCTTATCCAAAACTATGGCTTCAGTTTTAACAATCAATGATCCCAGACATTCTGAAAAGTcggcattttttttattgacaaaGTATAGCACCATATGAATTGAGGAAAGGAAAAGATACCCTTATTTTTCCTTATTCTTGATCGAATTGGGTTCTATAAACCTCAAGGTTTcaaacctttttttctttttctttttcttgctttttaCTTGTGAATCTGGCACACTGAGACATACGCGCACTTTCAATTCAAACTGATCCTAGTTGCTTACTTAAATTCTAACCTCTGAAACCTTGAATGAAAAGGCAGAGATGCGGGAAAGCTCGCGAGGGAGAGCGAATGGTTCAGTTAAGGGTGGAAAAACATCGAGCAAAGATAGAAAACTGGCTTTACAGAAAGATGTAATGGCATAGTTTCTTCTCCAATTTGTTATATgggtttcattttcttaattgcCAACCGAGATGGATTCTCCAACTTATTTTCAGGTTGAGAGGTTGAAGAAAAGGCTTAGGCGTGAAGAGAACATACACAGAGCATTGGAGAGAGCTTTCAACAGGCCTTTGGGAGCTCTGCCTCGTCTTCCTCCGTATCTCCCTCCCTACGTTAGTattctctcttccttttcattgtcagtttttttttctttataaacaatttaattatggactgtaattgtaattttattcatttaattccTATGAACTTAGATGATAGAGTAATACagattcaaaattataaatacatatattaaaatggACTGTTCTAAATATAAGGATCGATGGAAAGATAAAAAGTCTATATAACTATagaaatgaataattattttcaaacttacCGATGtgccttatttatttttggttaagAGTGTAAATTGTAAAGTAGATAGagtattttctcttttattaacCAGTACTAATTTCTGAtgaaataaatcttttaaactTAAAAGCACAAGTTAGAAACTAAAAAGAGCTTAAAAGCGAAATTAACTCATTTGAACTAAATTTTGACGTGTTTTAGGAAGAGGTTATCGTGTTCAAGAAAAATGACCATTTGGCTTATGTATTTAATCTGAAATTTCTAGACACTAGGACTTCTTGCTGAGGTGGCAGtactggaagaagaaattgtTAGGCTTGAGGAACAGGTTGTGCATTTCAGGCAGGACTTGTACCAGGAAGCTGTGTACATGTCATCCTCTAAGATGAAACTGGAGCAATCAGCCGGTGTGAGCAATTTAAGTCCACAGAGTAGTCCCAAACCGGTTAAAGAGGAGTCCCTTTCCCAGACACTGGAAAATGCTGCAAGATCTGAAACTATGCCTATAACAGCACTTCCAAGTGAGGAACTGACCATTTTGTGCCACCAACTGAGATTAAGTTGTTTCATTATTCAGAATGCATTTCATTAAGTTCATTCTCTTGTTTGTCTCTCCAGAGGATAGACATGGAAAAGAGAACCAAACATGTACTAATTCTTCCAAGAGTAGCAAGCAGTCCATATGCAAAGGCCAGACAACCAAATCGCCGATTAAGAAACTCCCCATCGACAATAAATCACCACAGAAACGTTGGGATCCTCCAAAAAAGCAGGTGTGTCGTGTGTTAAGATAGTTTTAAGTGCTTTGATAGGAGTACTAGTGAAAAAACTTGAGTTTTTGAAGTCAATAAATGTGAGCTTTCCAATTATGCAGCAAGAACTAAGGGTGAAAGACCTGCCAATTGCAGAAGTGAGAAACCATGGTCTACACGACAAACCAAAAGGGGGGGAAAGTCCAAATATAATCTCCGAAATTATTCTGAAGTGTTTATCAAGCATTCTCTTGAGAATGAGTACTGCGAAGAATTTGGATTCTGCAGGTAATGTAACACACTCATGGAGTCCAAAATCTAGTAAAAACTGCGTTGAAGGAAGTGAGTTTTGGGATCCTTATGGTATATGTTTTGAATTGGGAAAGAGGGATATTGGTCCATACAAGCAATTATGTGTAATTGAAGCCAAATCATTCGATCCAAAACGAACTGCAAAATCTTTGTTTTTACTGCACCGGTTGAAGTATGTTATAttcttttcaaattattattatttttttcctcgATACTTATCAATCGTGTCATGGAGATGTTATATAACtctaaatttggaaaatttgcAGACTTCTTCTGAGAAAACTAGCCTGTGTCAACTTTGATAATCTCAACCACCAGGAGAAGCTTGCATTCTGGATCAACATCTATAACTCATGTATGATGAATGTAAGTCAATCATACCATTAGAACAACGCGTAGTTTCATCTGAAATGGCTTTTGTTGACGGAACCTTTTCTTTATCCAAACAAGTTTTTAAAGTGGGTAACAGCTTATTTAAGTTCTGCTTTACTTCAGGCATACATAGAAAATGGCATACCAGAGAGTCCTGAAATGGTTGTTGCGCTGATGCAGAAGGTATGAAAGTTTTTCTTGTGGCTTGGATCGCAATGTATTTTTTGTTCCCTGAGTACATGTAAATAGCATTGTCAGGTTCAAGaatttataatgttttcttGTTACTCAGGCCACAATAAATGTGGGTGGACACTTGCTAAGTGCAACAACTATAGAACATGGCATTTTAAGACTTCCTTATCACTACAAATTTGTAAGCatgttcattttaattattatttagagTTCTTTTCATTTCAAGTCTAGCTTTTCTTGGGTGGGAATTTTGGAAATCACCAAGCTACTTACAGCTAAATTCTAAACAGACAACATTTTCAAAGGGAGGGAAAAATCATGAAACTTATGGACTAGAATTGTCAGAACCCCTGGTGACATTTGCTCTATCCTGTGGTACTTGGTCCTCTCCTGCTGTAAGTTGATACCTACTTCACATTGAATATTTCTCATCTCCTATAAGCAGTGCATAATGATAAATCCCGTTACTTTTGTCAATTTGCTTGATTTTAAACTTCTGCTTTTATTGCACtcaataaattcaataatttccTGATTTGCACTGTCTTGTTGCTGATTTTCTCAATTGTAGGTGAGAATTTACACAGCATCTCAGGTTGAGAACGAACTTGAGATGGCCAAAAAGGAATACTTACAGGCTGCAGTTGGAATTTCGAAATCAAAGTTCCTTATCCCGAAGCTGCTGGATTGGTATTTACTGGACTTTGCAAAAGACTTGGAATCATTGCTGGATTGGATTTGCCTCCAATTACCAAGTGATGTGGGGAAAGAAGCCATTAAGTTCCTTGAGGAAAGAAAAACCGAGCCCCTCTCACAATTTGTACAGATTATGCCACACGAGTTCAATTTTAGATACTTGTTGTGTACATagtttttgcttatgttttctGTAAGGTTTTATTGCTTCTGTGGATACAATTAGTAAACAACTCTAGATCATACATGTGAGAATAATGTAAATGCCATTTGTTATTTTCTCACTTGGAAAGATTTTCTTAAATGTCTTCTTATTAGGTAAGGctctaaataattaaattaaaagttaagaTAGTTTCTTGtatcttataattaaaatttaatttaattcatgtgttatgttaaaatataatttagactATCCATATAATGATTACATTGTATTTTAATggtaatatgtaaatatttatttcaaataaaagataGAAGTGGAAAGTCAAGTTAAAAACGAGAACTAGATTGGTCCATCATTTCAAAATGGATTGCAAATATTTGGTAGTTCGGCCGAAAGGTAAGTGGGCTGACACGTGTGATATGCCAAAAACATATTGGaaattgcttcctgcaccctATCGTTTTTCTTCCTTTGCCCTTACACTTCGGAATTTATTTTTCGGAACACAAAAACAGTTCTGgaacacaattatttttttctggACAGCAATCTTCCCTCCCTATTACGGAATTTTCGGTAGCTTTCTTTATGGGAGGTGAAGAACCTCATTTAAATTGTCAATTGAACCGGTAAAAGCCCAAATCAATGAGGTGGAAAACAACGTCGgaaacaacaaatgagtttgaACTATAAGTTAACTATCAATTCTACAAGGAAGGGAAGACTCACTGGAGGGGTGCTTTAAGGCAAATTACATCCTTCAATTTTCGAAGAAATGtaagttaattattatttaatttaaattcactgtattttttttttatgaaatgatATTTAACATTTAATAGTAATATATCTCATGGAGGTGGTAAGCCATTATAGATATGCTTCTTAGACGTAGTTTTACTCTATACGACTCTCGTtctcattcttttttctttttctttcttaatctAACTCTCACTGTTAATGTTATGACtttcaaatatataatgaattgtatgattgtaatcaatttttttgaGACTTTATCGGTAAACCTTACTTTTATTATCATAagttcaaataaatatttaaaactagtATCCACTAACCGTAATagtatttaatgttttatttaaataatatataaagaaagtaAGAGAgagtaaaaaagaaataaaaataaaaaataaagttaaaaagtaGAATAATTAAACTccatacatatttttattgtgataTAATTAATTACGTTCCATCTTGATCTATAAGTGACACAATAACGTGGCTTTCCTTTACATTACTCAccttttctataaaaaaaatgttcataatTTGTTAAAGATAAGTTGCTTTTAAGGAatcatttaattgaaaatatattaaaatgtaaaacaatGAGTTCCAAAGaaagcaattaaaaaaataaagacaattgGTCTATTCTCATACcataattaaagt
This Vigna angularis cultivar LongXiaoDou No.4 chromosome 4, ASM1680809v1, whole genome shotgun sequence DNA region includes the following protein-coding sequences:
- the LOC108341900 gene encoding uncharacterized protein LOC108341900 isoform X2, whose amino-acid sequence is MNTSIKPKLHHKKPPITLSHERAEMRESSRGRANGSVKGGKTSSKDRKLALQKDVERLKKRLRREENIHRALERAFNRPLGALPRLPPYLPPYTLGLLAEVAVLEEEIVRLEEQVVHFRQDLYQEAVYMSSSKMKLEQSAGVSNLSPQSSPKPVKEESLSQTLENAARSETMPITALPKDRHGKENQTCTNSSKSSKQSICKGQTTKSPIKKLPIDNKSPQKRWDPPKKQQELRVKDLPIAEVRNHGLHDKPKGGESPNIISEIILKCLSSILLRMSTAKNLDSAGNVTHSWSPKSSKNCVEGSEFWDPYGICFELGKRDIGPYKQLCVIEAKSFDPKRTAKSLFLLHRLKLLLRKLACVNFDNLNHQEKLAFWINIYNSCMMNAYIENGIPESPEMVVALMQKATINVGGHLLSATTIEHGILRLPYHYKFTTFSKGGKNHETYGLELSEPLVTFALSCGTWSSPAVRIYTASQVENELEMAKKEYLQAAVGISKSKFLIPKLLDWYLLDFAKDLESLLDWICLQLPSDVGKEAIKFLEERKTEPLSQFVQIMPHEFNFRYLLCT
- the LOC108341900 gene encoding uncharacterized protein LOC108341900 isoform X6 produces the protein MNTSIKPKLHHKKPPITLSHERAEMRESSRGRANGSVKGGKTSSKDRKLALQKDVERLKKRLRREENIHRALERAFNRPLGALPRLPPYLPPYTLGLLAEVAVLEEEIVRLEEQVVHFRQDLYQEAVYMSSSKMKLEQSAGVSNLSPQSSPKPVKEESLSQTLENAARSETMPITALPKDRHGKENQTCTNSSKSSKQSICKGQTTKSPIKKLPIDNKSPQKRWDPPKKQQELRVKDLPIAEVRNHGLHDKPKGGESPNIISEIILKCLSSILLRMSTAKNLDSAGNVTHSWSPKSSKNCVEGSEFWDPYGICFELGKRDIGPYKQLCVIEAKSFDPKRTAKSLFLLHRLKLLLRKLACVNFDNLNHQEKLAFWINIYNSCMMNAYIENGIPESPEMVVALMQKATINVGGHLLSATTIEHGILRLPYHYKFLNSKQTTFSKGGKNHETYGLELSEPLVTFALSCGTWSSPAVS
- the LOC108341900 gene encoding uncharacterized protein LOC108341900 isoform X4, with product MNTSIKPKLHHKKPPITLSHERAEMRESSRGRANGSVKGGKTSSKDRKLALQKDVERLKKRLRREENIHRALERAFNRPLGALPRLPPYLPPYTLGLLAEVAVLEEEIVRLEEQVVHFRQDLYQEAVYMSSSKMKLEQSAGVSNLSPQSSPKPVKEESLSQTLENAARSETMPITALPKDRHGKENQTCTNSSKSSKQSICKGQTTKSPIKKLPIDNKSPQKRWDPPKKQQELRVKDLPIAEVRNHGLHDKPKGGESPNIISEIILKCLSSILLRMSTAKNLDSAGNVTHSWSPKSSKNCVEGSEFWDPYGICFELGKRDIGPYKQLCVIEAKSFDPKRTAKSLFLLHRLKLLLRKLACVNFDNLNHQEKLAFWINIYNSCMMNAYIENGIPESPEMVVALMQKATINVGGHLLSATTIEHGILRLPYHYKFVRIYTASQVENELEMAKKEYLQAAVGISKSKFLIPKLLDWYLLDFAKDLESLLDWICLQLPSDVGKEAIKFLEERKTEPLSQFVQIMPHEFNFRYLLCT
- the LOC108341900 gene encoding uncharacterized protein LOC108341900 isoform X5, with amino-acid sequence MNTSIKPKLHHKKPPITLSHERAEMRESSRGRANGSVKGGKTSSKDRKLALQKDVERLKKRLRREENIHRALERAFNRPLGALPRLPPYLPPYTLGLLAEVAVLEEEIVRLEEQVVHFRQDLYQEAVYMSSSKMKLEQSAGVSNLSPQSSPKPVKEESLSQTLENAARSETMPITALPKDRHGKENQTCTNSSKSSKQSICKGQTTKSPIKKLPIDNKSPQKRWDPPKKQQELRVKDLPIAEVRNHGLHDKPKGGESPNIISEIILKCLSSILLRMSTAKNLDSAGNVTHSWSPKSSKNCVEGSEFWDPYGICFELGKRDIGPYKQLCVIEAKSFDPKRTAKSLFLLHRLKLLLRKLACVNFDNLNHQEKLAFWINIYNSCMMNVRIYTASQVENELEMAKKEYLQAAVGISKSKFLIPKLLDWYLLDFAKDLESLLDWICLQLPSDVGKEAIKFLEERKTEPLSQFVQIMPHEFNFRYLLCT
- the LOC108341900 gene encoding uncharacterized protein LOC108341900 isoform X1, which translates into the protein MNTSIKPKLHHKKPPITLSHERAEMRESSRGRANGSVKGGKTSSKDRKLALQKDVERLKKRLRREENIHRALERAFNRPLGALPRLPPYLPPYTLGLLAEVAVLEEEIVRLEEQVVHFRQDLYQEAVYMSSSKMKLEQSAGVSNLSPQSSPKPVKEESLSQTLENAARSETMPITALPKDRHGKENQTCTNSSKSSKQSICKGQTTKSPIKKLPIDNKSPQKRWDPPKKQQELRVKDLPIAEVRNHGLHDKPKGGESPNIISEIILKCLSSILLRMSTAKNLDSAGNVTHSWSPKSSKNCVEGSEFWDPYGICFELGKRDIGPYKQLCVIEAKSFDPKRTAKSLFLLHRLKLLLRKLACVNFDNLNHQEKLAFWINIYNSCMMNAYIENGIPESPEMVVALMQKATINVGGHLLSATTIEHGILRLPYHYKFLNSKQTTFSKGGKNHETYGLELSEPLVTFALSCGTWSSPAVRIYTASQVENELEMAKKEYLQAAVGISKSKFLIPKLLDWYLLDFAKDLESLLDWICLQLPSDVGKEAIKFLEERKTEPLSQFVQIMPHEFNFRYLLCT
- the LOC108341900 gene encoding uncharacterized protein LOC108341900 isoform X3, with the protein product MRESSRGRANGSVKGGKTSSKDRKLALQKDVERLKKRLRREENIHRALERAFNRPLGALPRLPPYLPPYTLGLLAEVAVLEEEIVRLEEQVVHFRQDLYQEAVYMSSSKMKLEQSAGVSNLSPQSSPKPVKEESLSQTLENAARSETMPITALPKDRHGKENQTCTNSSKSSKQSICKGQTTKSPIKKLPIDNKSPQKRWDPPKKQQELRVKDLPIAEVRNHGLHDKPKGGESPNIISEIILKCLSSILLRMSTAKNLDSAGNVTHSWSPKSSKNCVEGSEFWDPYGICFELGKRDIGPYKQLCVIEAKSFDPKRTAKSLFLLHRLKLLLRKLACVNFDNLNHQEKLAFWINIYNSCMMNAYIENGIPESPEMVVALMQKATINVGGHLLSATTIEHGILRLPYHYKFLNSKQTTFSKGGKNHETYGLELSEPLVTFALSCGTWSSPAVRIYTASQVENELEMAKKEYLQAAVGISKSKFLIPKLLDWYLLDFAKDLESLLDWICLQLPSDVGKEAIKFLEERKTEPLSQFVQIMPHEFNFRYLLCT